A part of Senegalia massiliensis genomic DNA contains:
- a CDS encoding ribose-phosphate diphosphokinase, producing the protein MQVMGRDIKIFSGNANKKLAEKICEEAGVTLGDSEVTRFSDGEISVNINETVRGADVFVIQPTNPPVNENLMELLIMIDALKRASAGRINAVIPYYGYARQDRKVKARDPITSKLIADLVSVAGADRVVTIDLHATQLQGYFDIPVDHLLGVPILARDCIDKGRINNDTVIVSPDIGGVRRARNFASIVDLPIAIIEKRRPKANVSEVMNIIGDVNNKDVIIVDDIIDTAGSMAKAAKVLKDFGAKKVYAACTHPVLSGPAIERLKDSMIEKLIVTDSIPLPEEKQIDKIEVVSIAPLFADAINRIYANKSVSKLFK; encoded by the coding sequence ATGCAAGTGATGGGAAGAGACATTAAAATTTTTTCAGGTAATGCAAATAAGAAATTAGCAGAAAAAATTTGTGAAGAAGCAGGAGTGACTTTAGGTGATTCTGAAGTAACTAGATTTAGTGACGGTGAAATATCAGTAAATATAAACGAGACTGTAAGAGGTGCAGATGTATTTGTAATACAACCTACAAATCCTCCTGTAAATGAAAACCTTATGGAGCTTTTAATAATGATTGATGCATTAAAAAGAGCATCAGCAGGTAGGATTAATGCAGTGATACCATATTATGGATATGCTAGACAAGATAGAAAAGTAAAAGCAAGAGATCCAATTACATCTAAATTAATAGCAGATTTAGTTTCTGTAGCAGGTGCAGATAGAGTAGTTACAATTGATTTACATGCAACTCAGTTACAAGGGTATTTTGATATACCTGTAGACCATTTATTAGGTGTTCCAATTCTTGCAAGAGATTGTATAGATAAAGGTAGAATTAATAACGATACTGTTATAGTTTCACCTGATATAGGAGGAGTTAGAAGAGCGAGAAATTTTGCAAGTATAGTTGACTTACCTATAGCTATAATAGAGAAGAGAAGACCTAAAGCAAATGTATCTGAGGTTATGAATATAATTGGAGATGTAAATAACAAGGATGTAATAATAGTAGATGATATTATTGATACTGCTGGTTCTATGGCAAAAGCAGCTAAAGTATTAAAGGATTTTGGAGCTAAAAAAGTATATGCAGCTTGTACTCATCCAGTATTATCAGGTCCTGCAATAGAAAGGTTAAAAGATTCAATGATAGAGAAATTAATAGTAACAGATTCTATACCTCTACCTGAAGAAAAACAAATAGACAAAATTGAAGTAGTATCAATAGCACCTTTATTTGCAGATGCCATAAATAGAATATATGCAAATAAATCAGTAAGTAAACTTTTCAAGTAA
- the pth gene encoding aminoacyl-tRNA hydrolase encodes MKKLYLVVGLGNPGKKYSNTKHNVGFDTIDILSERLGIKVNKIKHQSVYGEANINGKKVLLIKPQTYMNDSGITVRGFSDFYKLPIENIIIIYDDIDIPIGNLRIRKKGSAGSHNGMKSVIYHLKDDKFPRIRIGIGKPGYDKDLISHVLGGFNKEDRELIDEAILNAAKAVEEIMNSDIERSMNMYNS; translated from the coding sequence TTGAAAAAGTTGTATTTAGTAGTAGGTCTGGGGAATCCAGGAAAAAAGTATAGTAATACTAAGCATAATGTAGGTTTCGATACTATAGATATTTTATCTGAAAGACTAGGAATTAAAGTAAATAAGATAAAGCATCAATCTGTGTATGGAGAAGCTAATATAAACGGAAAAAAAGTATTACTCATAAAACCTCAAACCTATATGAATGATAGTGGCATTACGGTTAGAGGATTTTCAGATTTTTATAAACTGCCTATAGAAAATATTATTATAATTTATGATGATATAGATATACCTATTGGTAATCTTAGAATTAGGAAAAAAGGTAGTGCAGGAAGTCATAATGGAATGAAATCAGTAATATACCATTTAAAAGATGATAAATTTCCAAGAATCAGAATTGGCATAGGTAAACCTGGTTATGATAAAGATTTAATTAGTCATGTATTAGGTGGATTTAATAAAGAAGATAGAGAATTAATTGATGAAGCTATCTTAAATGCTGCCAAAGCAGTAGAGGAAATTATGAATTCAGATATAGAACGATCAATGAATATGTACAATAGTTAA
- the glmU gene encoding bifunctional UDP-N-acetylglucosamine diphosphorylase/glucosamine-1-phosphate N-acetyltransferase GlmU, which produces MIISVILAAGEGTRMKSNLPKVAHHVCGKPMASHVIEAAKNAGCEKNIVIVGHGKERVKEALSGNDIEFVTQPTGEGVPYGTGYAVMQSQNYISDNDRVIILTGDTPLIEGNTLKDLVDYSSKNNLDAIVLTAEFEDSTGYGRIKRQKNGNIIGIIEHKDATEEERKIKEINSGIFMFKGSALKYALNNLTNDNSQNEYYITDAIKILSDNGYNVDGFILKDNTEILGVNSKVQLSEAEEIMRKKINEYHMLNGVTLVDPKATYIEKGVEIGTDTIIYPGAVIKGNTKIGRDCIIEGSSNIADTILGNRINVKSSTLIESIVGDDTKIGPNAYLRPKSNIGKNVKIGDFVEVKNANIGNNSKASHLSYIGDADVGENVNIGCGVVFVNYDGKNKFRSNVGNNAFVGSNSNLVAPVNVRDNGYIAAGSTITEEVMEGDLSIARARQVNKPGWVFKNNKNK; this is translated from the coding sequence ATGATAATTTCTGTAATACTAGCAGCTGGCGAAGGTACGAGAATGAAGTCAAATTTACCTAAGGTAGCTCATCATGTGTGTGGAAAACCTATGGCAAGTCATGTTATTGAAGCAGCTAAAAATGCTGGGTGCGAAAAAAACATAGTGATTGTAGGTCATGGTAAAGAGAGGGTTAAAGAAGCTTTAAGTGGAAATGATATAGAATTTGTAACTCAACCTACAGGTGAAGGTGTACCTTATGGCACAGGTTATGCAGTAATGCAATCACAAAATTATATATCAGATAATGATCGAGTAATAATACTTACAGGAGATACTCCACTAATAGAAGGAAATACTTTAAAAGACCTTGTAGATTATAGTTCTAAAAATAATTTAGATGCTATAGTACTAACAGCAGAATTTGAAGATTCAACGGGCTATGGTAGAATAAAAAGACAAAAAAATGGCAATATAATAGGTATAATAGAACATAAAGATGCAACAGAAGAGGAACGTAAGATAAAAGAGATCAATTCAGGTATTTTTATGTTTAAAGGTAGTGCCCTTAAGTATGCCTTAAATAATTTGACGAATGATAACTCTCAGAATGAATATTATATAACCGATGCAATAAAAATATTATCAGATAATGGATATAATGTAGATGGATTTATATTAAAAGATAATACTGAAATACTTGGAGTGAATTCAAAAGTCCAATTATCAGAAGCTGAAGAGATTATGAGAAAGAAAATCAATGAGTATCATATGTTAAATGGTGTAACCTTGGTAGATCCTAAAGCTACATATATAGAAAAAGGTGTAGAGATAGGGACAGATACTATAATCTATCCTGGAGCAGTTATTAAAGGAAATACTAAGATAGGTAGGGATTGTATTATAGAAGGAAGTTCAAATATCGCAGATACAATTCTTGGTAACAGAATAAATGTAAAATCATCTACACTTATAGAAAGTATTGTTGGTGATGACACTAAGATAGGTCCAAATGCTTATTTAAGACCTAAAAGTAATATAGGTAAAAATGTTAAGATTGGTGACTTTGTTGAAGTTAAAAATGCTAATATAGGTAATAATTCTAAAGCATCTCACCTTTCATATATTGGTGATGCAGATGTAGGAGAAAATGTAAATATTGGTTGCGGAGTAGTCTTTGTAAACTATGATGGTAAAAATAAATTTAGATCTAATGTAGGGAACAATGCATTTGTAGGTAGTAACTCAAATTTAGTAGCACCAGTTAATGTTAGAGATAATGGATATATAGCAGCAGGCTCTACTATTACAGAGGAAGTAATGGAAGGGGACTTATCAATAGCACGTGCTAGACAAGTAAATAAACCCGGGTGGGTTTTTAAAAATAATAAAAATAAATAA